In a genomic window of Tamandua tetradactyla isolate mTamTet1 chromosome 17, mTamTet1.pri, whole genome shotgun sequence:
- the LOC143661335 gene encoding uncharacterized protein LOC143661335 → MSKMLPQSQLLILLGLWVSGANGEIIMIQSPASVAVTPGETITMSCKASQSVSKTQWRLSISLKVLWNFPGKFLIVLMLSLIVKFHCHYVLSRWMHMIEASRAHAVLTG, encoded by the exons ATGAGCAAGATGCTGCCAcagtcccaactcctcatcctcctggggctctgggtctcag GTGCCAATGGGGAAATCATTATGATCCAGTCTCCAGCTTCTGTGGCTGTGACTCCAGGGGAGACCATCACCATGAGCTGCAAGGCCAGCCAGAGTGTTAGCAA GACACAATGGAGACTTTCAATCAGCCTAAAGGTCCTTTGGAATTTCCCTGGGAAGTTTCTAATAGTACTGATGCTTTCATTGATAGTCAAG TTCCATTGTCACTATGTTCTCTCCAGATGGATGCACATGATAGAAGCAAGCAGGGCCCATGCAGTGCTGACTGGTTAG